A region from the Ammospiza nelsoni isolate bAmmNel1 chromosome 1, bAmmNel1.pri, whole genome shotgun sequence genome encodes:
- the PPDPFL gene encoding pancreatic progenitor cell differentiation and proliferation factor-like protein isoform X1: protein MASVPSAGCLLAKNQYYRTRLNSESSVSSSSSCCLDTVNITDQDKALHGLPELIDKHWWIKSFFHSEPSPPTVGRKTLSASRNCRERNCCFPAL from the exons ATGGCCTCCGTCCCGTCCGCCGGCTGCCTCCTGGCCAAGAACCAGTACTACAGGA CAAGACTGAACTCAGAATCCAGCGtttcttccagctcctcctgctgtttGGATACTGTGAACATCACAGACCAGGACAAAGCATTGCATG GGTTACCAGAGTTAATTGATAAACATTGGTGGATAAAAAGCTTCTTCCACAGTGAACCCTCTCCACCCACTGTTGGCAGAAAAACACTCTCAGCAAGCAG aaactgcagagaaagaaaCTGCTGTTTCCCAGCCCtatga
- the PPDPFL gene encoding pancreatic progenitor cell differentiation and proliferation factor-like protein isoform X2, giving the protein MASVPSAGCLLAKNQYYRTRLNSESSVSSSSSCCLDTVNITDQDKALHGLPELIDKHWWIKSFFHSEPSPPTVGRKTLSASSTNS; this is encoded by the exons ATGGCCTCCGTCCCGTCCGCCGGCTGCCTCCTGGCCAAGAACCAGTACTACAGGA CAAGACTGAACTCAGAATCCAGCGtttcttccagctcctcctgctgtttGGATACTGTGAACATCACAGACCAGGACAAAGCATTGCATG GGTTACCAGAGTTAATTGATAAACATTGGTGGATAAAAAGCTTCTTCCACAGTGAACCCTCTCCACCCACTGTTGGCAGAAAAACACTCTCAGCAAGCAG TACCAACAGTTGA